A stretch of Geotrypetes seraphini chromosome 2, aGeoSer1.1, whole genome shotgun sequence DNA encodes these proteins:
- the MSC gene encoding musculin, producing MSTGSLSDPEELQELELRVLELQYPASKRRQPGDSQLLLLGQSPEISEEDDEEEEDEEEEEEEEGSKRKRGSRGQVPGSKKTLTKSAKECKQTQRNAANARERARMRVLSKAFSRLKTSLPWVPPDTKLSKLDTLRLASSYIAHLRQLLQEDRYENGYVHPVNLTWPFVVSGRPELEPKEVSAGSRLCGTTA from the exons ATGTCTACAGGCTCCTTGAGCGACCCGGAGGAGCTGCAGGAGTTGGAGTTGCGGGTGCTAGAGTTGCAGTACCCAGCCTCCAAACGACGCCAGCCCGGGGATAGCCAGCTGCTACTGCTCGGCCAATCCCCTGAGATCTCTGAGGAGGatgatgaagaagaagaagatgaggaggaggaagaggaggaggagggcagCAAACGGAAAAGGGGCAGCAGGGGCCAGGTCCCCGGGAGCAAGAAAACACTGACCAAGTCAGCCAAAGAGTGCAAGCAGACTCAGAGAAATGCAGCCAATGCCAGGGAGAGAGCCCGCATGAGGGTGCTGAGCAAAGCCTTCTCCAGGCTCAAAACCAGCCTGCCCTGGGTGCCGCCAGACACCAAGCTCTCCAAGCTAGACACTCTCCGGCTGGCGTCCAGCTACATCGCCCATCTCAGGCAGCTGCTGCAGGAGGATCGGTACGAGAATGGCTACGTGCATCCTGTCAACCTG ACGTGGCCTTTTGTGGTATCGGGAAGACCAGAACTGGAGCCCAAAGAAGTTTCTGCAGGAAGCAGGTTATGTGGAACCACTGCTTAG